In one Conger conger chromosome 5, fConCon1.1, whole genome shotgun sequence genomic region, the following are encoded:
- the LOC133128537 gene encoding leptin receptor gene-related protein isoform X1 translates to MRSVNSAVLWIKALYKCQPFTISVIDNLPAIGVIMMAVVPALVGLSFSGAIGLTFLLLGCALEQYGVYWPLFVLMFYIVSPIPHFISKRLSDDTDSASNACRELAYFFTTGIVVSTFGLPIVLARATVIKWGACGLVMAGNAVIYLTILGFFLVFGGGDDFSWEQW, encoded by the exons atgagaagcgtcaattctgcagtgctttggataaaggcgctatataaatgccagccatttaccatttccgtTATTGATAATCTGCCTGCCATTGGGGTAATCATGATGGCTGTTGTTCCAGCACTGGTTGGGCTGTCCTTCAGTGGAGCCATTGGCCTGACCTTCCTCTTACTGGGCTGTGCACTGGAGCAGTATGG GGTTTACTGGCCACTGTTTGTCCTGATGTTCTACATCGtgtcccccatcccccactTCATCTCTAAACGGCTGAGCGACGACACCGACTCGGCCAGCAACGCCTGCCGGGAGCTGGCCTACTTCTTCACCACGGGCATCGTGGTGTCCACGTTCGGCCTGCCCATCGTGCTCGCCCGCGCTACTGTG ATCAAATGGGGTGCCTGCGGCCTGGTGATGGCAGGGAACGCGGTCATCTACCTGACCATTCTGGGCTTCTTCCTGGTGTTCGGCGGCGGAGACGACTTCAGCTGGGAGCAGTGGTAG
- the LOC133128537 gene encoding leptin receptor gene-related protein isoform X2 translates to MAGIKALVGLSFSGAIGLTFLLLGCALEQYGVYWPLFVLMFYIVSPIPHFISKRLSDDTDSASNACRELAYFFTTGIVVSTFGLPIVLARATVIKWGACGLVMAGNAVIYLTILGFFLVFGGGDDFSWEQW, encoded by the exons CACTGGTTGGGCTGTCCTTCAGTGGAGCCATTGGCCTGACCTTCCTCTTACTGGGCTGTGCACTGGAGCAGTATGG GGTTTACTGGCCACTGTTTGTCCTGATGTTCTACATCGtgtcccccatcccccactTCATCTCTAAACGGCTGAGCGACGACACCGACTCGGCCAGCAACGCCTGCCGGGAGCTGGCCTACTTCTTCACCACGGGCATCGTGGTGTCCACGTTCGGCCTGCCCATCGTGCTCGCCCGCGCTACTGTG ATCAAATGGGGTGCCTGCGGCCTGGTGATGGCAGGGAACGCGGTCATCTACCTGACCATTCTGGGCTTCTTCCTGGTGTTCGGCGGCGGAGACGACTTCAGCTGGGAGCAGTGGTAG